One Aggregicoccus sp. 17bor-14 DNA window includes the following coding sequences:
- a CDS encoding NYN domain-containing protein, with amino-acid sequence MRPPAASYVLIDAENVDWAVASVLGRKPEPQDRVQFDRLVAFCESHFPQPVRCVVVLNARGEQLPDVMIGFVRALKTAGCEVALLHGRPEQKVVDLGILKLLEAIRTQRPRAAVVLASHDGGDFAGALRPLLEEKRRVAVLGLREYVSQRFRELTPLGLEILDLEMNARVFQRPLPRLLPVNVDEFDPGFFL; translated from the coding sequence GTGCGCCCTCCCGCCGCCTCCTACGTGCTCATCGACGCGGAGAACGTGGACTGGGCGGTGGCCAGCGTGCTGGGCCGCAAGCCCGAGCCGCAGGACCGCGTGCAGTTCGACCGGCTGGTGGCCTTCTGCGAGAGCCACTTCCCGCAGCCGGTGCGCTGCGTGGTGGTGCTCAACGCGCGCGGCGAGCAGCTGCCGGACGTGATGATCGGCTTCGTGCGCGCGCTCAAGACGGCCGGCTGCGAGGTGGCGCTCTTGCACGGGCGCCCCGAGCAGAAGGTGGTGGACCTGGGCATCCTCAAGCTGCTCGAGGCCATCCGCACCCAGCGCCCGCGCGCCGCGGTGGTGCTCGCGAGCCACGACGGCGGAGACTTCGCGGGCGCACTTCGCCCGCTGCTCGAGGAGAAGCGGCGCGTGGCGGTGCTCGGCCTGCGCGAGTACGTGAGCCAGCGCTTTCGCGAGCTCACCCCGCTGGGGCTGGAGATCCTCGACCTGGAGATGAACGCGCGCGTCTTCCAGCGCCCGCTGCCGCGCCTGTTGCCGGTGAACGTGGACGAGTTCGACCCGGGCTTCTTCCTCTAG
- a CDS encoding Ig-like domain-containing protein, whose product MWRRRSASLSFLVLQLSLALTAAGCIDFDAERARYCSGGGSGCLPAVEGEGGPDAGPDAGPPPAALSLQAVPASQSQRRRVGDRFALAVSVTDAQGAGVAGVAVHFSAPALEGPSGTFAGALALTVQTDAQGVASAELTSNAVAGAFEVRAEAEGAEGTASFALTTVVPAPSTLELLTPTSLDVPVGGTLPTVRARVLDQLGEVLVGSSISFDMPTTLAGASWPGGTRHLKVVSNLEGLVESPSGTANTVAGGYEVALSSAGGEVSVSVPVRNLPAAPTHVQAPAASALSTPVMQAFPASAFTVLDRYENPVPGHTLRLTTRPTSSSAWARFGTGDTAVVTSGADGRFTLPTLTANQFAGSFLLEAFLTQADILPNSSFSLEQVAGPAAQLAIVSGDAQGTLVGSLFLPLAVSVKDAWGNPVRTGRVGFTSPPELGTTSPTALFGPSGSASATSLSVDLAGTDTPGVAQVTPRANATPAGTTYAVTAQYESSATLKVLFKLANDKYSLRLSPNTAQTLTDDASVQLSVRVLDVSNGAVAALPLVFEGPMGYGAFPASPAADKLTLEQSTNNTGDASAQWNSNHCTVPPYTVDVHVMDPKNPSQPLLAFPARFNLQNASTSTDC is encoded by the coding sequence ATGTGGCGTCGTCGCTCCGCGTCCCTGTCCTTTCTCGTTCTCCAGCTCTCCCTCGCCCTGACCGCGGCCGGCTGCATCGACTTCGACGCCGAGCGCGCGCGCTACTGCAGCGGGGGCGGCAGCGGCTGTCTCCCGGCCGTGGAGGGCGAGGGCGGCCCGGACGCAGGCCCTGACGCGGGCCCCCCGCCCGCGGCGCTCTCGCTGCAGGCCGTCCCCGCGAGCCAGTCGCAGCGCCGCCGCGTGGGCGACCGCTTCGCGCTCGCCGTGTCGGTGACGGACGCGCAGGGCGCAGGCGTGGCGGGCGTGGCGGTGCACTTCAGCGCGCCGGCGCTCGAGGGGCCCAGCGGCACCTTCGCGGGCGCGCTCGCGCTCACGGTGCAGACGGATGCGCAGGGCGTGGCGAGCGCCGAGCTGACGTCCAACGCGGTGGCGGGCGCCTTCGAGGTGCGCGCCGAGGCCGAGGGCGCAGAGGGCACCGCCTCCTTCGCGCTCACCACGGTGGTGCCCGCGCCCTCCACGCTGGAGCTGCTGACGCCCACGTCGCTCGACGTGCCGGTGGGCGGCACCCTGCCCACGGTGCGCGCGCGGGTGCTGGACCAGCTGGGCGAGGTGCTCGTCGGCAGCAGCATCTCCTTCGACATGCCCACCACGCTCGCGGGTGCGAGCTGGCCCGGTGGCACGCGCCACCTGAAGGTGGTGAGCAACCTCGAGGGCCTGGTGGAGAGCCCCTCGGGCACGGCCAACACGGTGGCCGGCGGCTACGAGGTGGCGCTCAGCAGCGCGGGCGGCGAGGTGAGCGTGAGCGTCCCGGTGCGCAACCTGCCGGCCGCGCCCACCCACGTGCAGGCCCCCGCGGCCAGCGCGCTCTCCACCCCGGTGATGCAGGCCTTCCCCGCCTCCGCGTTCACGGTGCTGGACCGCTACGAGAATCCCGTGCCGGGCCACACCCTGCGGCTCACCACGCGCCCCACCAGCAGCTCCGCGTGGGCGCGCTTCGGCACGGGTGACACCGCCGTCGTCACGAGCGGAGCGGACGGCCGCTTCACCCTGCCCACCCTCACCGCGAACCAGTTCGCGGGCAGCTTCCTGCTCGAGGCCTTCCTCACGCAGGCCGACATCCTGCCCAACAGCAGCTTCTCGCTCGAGCAGGTGGCGGGCCCGGCTGCGCAGCTGGCCATCGTCTCCGGCGACGCGCAGGGCACGCTGGTGGGCAGCCTCTTCCTGCCGCTCGCGGTGTCGGTGAAGGACGCCTGGGGCAACCCGGTGCGCACCGGGCGGGTGGGCTTCACCTCGCCGCCCGAGCTGGGCACCACCTCGCCCACCGCGCTCTTCGGCCCCTCGGGCAGCGCGAGCGCCACCAGCCTCTCGGTGGACCTGGCCGGCACCGACACCCCTGGCGTGGCCCAGGTGACGCCGCGCGCGAACGCCACGCCCGCCGGCACCACGTACGCGGTGACGGCGCAGTACGAGAGCAGCGCCACCCTCAAGGTCCTCTTCAAGCTGGCCAACGACAAGTACTCGCTGCGGCTCTCTCCCAACACGGCCCAGACGCTGACCGACGACGCCTCGGTGCAGCTCTCGGTGCGCGTGCTGGACGTGAGCAACGGGGCCGTCGCCGCGCTGCCGCTCGTGTTCGAGGGCCCCATGGGCTACGGCGCCTTCCCGGCGAGCCCCGCGGCCGACAAGCTCACGCTCGAGCAGAGCACGAACAACACGGGCGACGCCTCGGCGCAGTGGAACTCCAACCACTGCACCGTTCCGCCCTACACCGTGGACGTGCACGTGATGGACCCGAAGAACCCCTCTCAGCCTCTGCTCGCCTTCCCCGCGCGCTTCAACCTGCAGAACGCCTCCACCTCCACGGACTGCTGA
- a CDS encoding ATP-binding protein: MSPGQPLPLSLEDPAPLLRWLDGTGPEPERLEFLALARNWVHTAIAKTRRIRPEVDEAWGRMLQLARDIATPEHQETRSALLQHLMADGRLTVDDLAHKWIDQLVSDITQVESVSRTLAERLVPQEELEDTRHTIRYVLVELLRNTVQHSLDPRGGLVSADLSVFEGNRQMVQVTVADAGIGIPESLRTLHPSAANPRVALERALWPHISGTFEEGLTGTAQNAGMGLFFIAEMAKLTGGTLLIATRGATLVLTGSSDGISAPTLRFIDPQGTGYPGTLVVFELPVGSVVDYPELIETIKDRAKARTPQRATHRWLRFDPAPAAAAAFEIRSRAEDTAKATALARDELVPRIVRREPVLLDFAGLDIVTQSYLHSLLYEPLRLAWALRTPIYVTNVAPAVRSTLDLLENYALAG; encoded by the coding sequence ATGTCCCCCGGACAGCCACTCCCGCTCTCGCTCGAAGATCCTGCGCCGCTGCTGCGCTGGCTCGATGGAACCGGGCCCGAGCCCGAGCGGCTGGAGTTCCTCGCGCTCGCACGCAATTGGGTGCACACCGCCATCGCAAAGACACGCCGTATCCGGCCCGAGGTCGACGAGGCATGGGGGCGGATGCTTCAGCTGGCGCGCGATATCGCCACACCCGAGCACCAAGAGACCCGGAGCGCACTTCTCCAGCATCTCATGGCCGATGGGCGACTGACGGTGGACGATCTCGCCCACAAGTGGATCGATCAACTCGTCTCCGACATCACCCAGGTCGAATCCGTCTCGCGCACGCTCGCGGAGCGCCTCGTTCCGCAGGAAGAGCTCGAGGACACGCGTCACACCATTCGCTACGTCCTCGTGGAGTTGCTGCGAAATACCGTCCAGCACAGTCTCGATCCACGCGGCGGCCTGGTGAGCGCCGACCTCAGTGTTTTCGAGGGCAACCGTCAAATGGTTCAGGTCACCGTGGCGGACGCGGGCATCGGCATCCCTGAGAGCCTGCGCACACTTCACCCCTCCGCCGCCAACCCGCGCGTGGCACTGGAGCGCGCGCTCTGGCCTCACATCTCGGGAACCTTCGAGGAGGGCCTGACCGGAACGGCGCAGAACGCAGGCATGGGCCTGTTCTTCATCGCTGAGATGGCGAAGCTCACCGGGGGCACGCTGCTCATCGCGACCCGGGGAGCGACGCTGGTGCTGACCGGCAGCTCCGATGGAATCAGCGCCCCCACCCTGCGCTTCATCGACCCCCAAGGCACGGGCTACCCGGGCACGCTCGTAGTCTTCGAGCTCCCGGTGGGCAGTGTCGTCGACTATCCGGAGCTGATCGAGACCATCAAGGACAGAGCGAAGGCCCGGACCCCTCAGCGGGCGACGCACCGCTGGCTGCGCTTCGATCCTGCGCCGGCAGCCGCGGCCGCTTTCGAGATCCGCTCCCGCGCAGAGGACACCGCGAAGGCAACCGCGCTCGCGCGCGACGAGCTTGTCCCGCGCATCGTGCGGCGCGAGCCCGTCCTGCTCGACTTCGCGGGGCTCGACATCGTCACGCAGAGCTACCTGCACTCCCTGCTCTACGAGCCGCTGCGGCTCGCATGGGCCCTGCGTACGCCCATCTACGTCACGAACGTCGCCCCTGCGGTGCGGAGCACGCTGGATCTGCTGGAGAACTACGCGCTCGCAGGCTGA
- a CDS encoding LytTR family DNA-binding domain-containing protein — protein sequence MTERTPTALIADDEPLLRQSLARLLAQAWPELRIVAEARNGREAVEQFEDLQPDVCFLDVHMPGLSGVDAAGHIGRRAHLVFVTAFDQYAVQAFEHGALDYLVKPVEPARLAETVSRLQERLRAGEPREAGAALLEQLATKLRQGRAPAPLRWIRASVGPKLRFIAVEDIDFLRSEEKYTRIAWRSEQGAPADALVRTPLKELLAQLDPADFVQVHRAVVVNLRSVSHLLRGENETGELHLKGRSEVLPVSRSYLHLFRQM from the coding sequence ATGACGGAGCGCACCCCGACGGCCCTCATCGCCGACGACGAGCCGCTGCTGCGCCAGTCGCTCGCGCGCCTGCTCGCGCAGGCCTGGCCCGAGCTGCGCATCGTCGCCGAGGCCCGCAACGGCCGCGAGGCGGTAGAGCAGTTCGAGGACCTGCAGCCCGACGTCTGCTTCCTCGACGTTCACATGCCGGGGTTGTCGGGGGTGGATGCGGCGGGCCACATCGGGCGGCGCGCGCACCTGGTGTTCGTCACCGCGTTCGACCAGTACGCGGTGCAGGCCTTCGAGCACGGCGCGCTCGACTACCTGGTGAAGCCCGTGGAGCCGGCGCGCCTCGCGGAGACGGTCTCGCGCCTGCAGGAGCGGCTGCGCGCGGGCGAGCCGCGGGAGGCGGGCGCGGCGCTGCTCGAGCAGCTGGCCACGAAGCTGCGCCAGGGCCGTGCGCCCGCGCCCCTGCGGTGGATCCGCGCCTCGGTGGGACCCAAGCTGCGCTTCATCGCGGTGGAGGACATCGACTTCCTGCGCTCGGAGGAGAAGTACACGCGCATCGCCTGGCGCAGCGAGCAGGGCGCCCCCGCCGACGCGCTCGTGCGCACGCCCCTGAAGGAGCTGCTCGCGCAGCTCGACCCCGCGGACTTCGTGCAGGTCCACCGCGCGGTGGTGGTGAACCTGCGCTCGGTCAGCCACCTGCTGCGAGGGGAGAACGAGACCGGCGAGCTGCACCTGAAGGGCCGCAGCGAGGTGCTGCCGGTCAGCCGCAGCTACCTGCACCTGTTCCGGCAGATGTGA
- a CDS encoding NAD(P)-dependent alcohol dehydrogenase, with protein MKALEVRGSFGMDSLVLAERPEPVPGPGQVLVRVRAASLNYRDFRMVQGLYNPRQPLPLVPGSDGVGTVVAVGAHVRRVAVGARVAGTFFQDWVSGEPSREKCRRTLGGPVDGAFQELWLLDEQGLVTVPEHLSDAEAATLPCAALTAWNALTVRGSVRPGDTVLVQGTGGVALFALQFAKLLGARVLVTSSSDEKLARAKALGADGLINYRRQPEWGKEARKLAGGDGVDHIVEVGGAGTLEQSLKAVRTGGQVSLIGVLAGGAAELSLFPILMQNVRVQGITVGDRDSFEAMNRAISANGLRPVLDRTFPLAEGRAALEYLESGAHFGKVCLHVQD; from the coding sequence ATGAAGGCGCTCGAGGTACGCGGCAGCTTCGGAATGGACTCGCTGGTGCTCGCGGAGCGCCCCGAGCCCGTGCCAGGTCCCGGGCAGGTGCTGGTGCGCGTGCGCGCCGCCTCGCTCAACTACCGCGACTTCCGCATGGTGCAGGGCCTGTACAACCCGCGCCAGCCGCTGCCCCTGGTGCCCGGCTCGGACGGGGTGGGCACGGTGGTGGCGGTGGGCGCGCACGTGAGGCGCGTGGCGGTGGGCGCGCGCGTGGCGGGCACCTTCTTCCAGGACTGGGTCTCGGGCGAGCCCAGCCGCGAGAAGTGCCGGCGCACGCTGGGAGGCCCCGTGGACGGCGCCTTCCAGGAGCTGTGGCTGCTGGACGAGCAGGGACTCGTGACCGTGCCGGAGCACCTGAGCGACGCGGAGGCGGCCACCCTGCCCTGCGCCGCGCTCACCGCGTGGAACGCGCTCACGGTGCGCGGGAGCGTGCGGCCCGGGGACACGGTGCTGGTGCAGGGCACTGGCGGCGTGGCCCTCTTCGCGCTGCAGTTCGCAAAGCTCCTGGGCGCGCGCGTGCTGGTGACGAGCAGCAGCGACGAGAAGCTCGCGCGCGCGAAGGCGCTCGGAGCGGATGGCCTCATCAACTACCGGCGCCAGCCGGAGTGGGGCAAGGAGGCGCGAAAGCTCGCGGGTGGGGACGGCGTGGACCACATCGTGGAGGTGGGCGGCGCGGGCACGCTCGAGCAGTCGCTCAAGGCGGTGCGCACGGGCGGCCAGGTGAGCCTCATCGGCGTGCTCGCGGGTGGCGCCGCGGAGCTCAGCCTCTTTCCCATCCTGATGCAGAACGTGCGCGTGCAGGGCATCACGGTGGGTGACCGCGACTCCTTCGAGGCGATGAACCGCGCCATCTCGGCCAACGGCCTGCGCCCGGTTCTCGACCGCACCTTCCCGCTCGCCGAGGGCCGCGCCGCGCTCGAGTACCTGGAGAGCGGCGCGCACTTCGGCAAGGTGTGCCTGCACGTGCAGGACTGA
- a CDS encoding alpha-ketoglutarate-dependent dioxygenase AlkB — MSEHLPQGLRYVPDFLAPGEEAALLAQLEALPTQEIVMRGQVARRTTAHFGWVYGYEAWSLTPGPALPAFLEPVRARAAALVGLLPEALEETLVSRYPPGASIGWHRDAPMFGPEVVGVSLGAPARMRLRRARGGAGAGWDTYTLELPPRSAYVLGGEARSVWQHTLSPLKALRYSLSFRTLKRRPGETGRKFVLAPKLG; from the coding sequence GTGAGCGAGCACCTGCCCCAGGGACTGCGCTACGTGCCGGACTTCCTCGCGCCCGGGGAGGAGGCGGCGCTGCTCGCGCAGCTGGAGGCGCTGCCCACGCAGGAGATCGTGATGCGCGGCCAGGTGGCGCGCCGCACCACGGCGCACTTCGGCTGGGTGTACGGCTACGAGGCGTGGAGCCTCACCCCGGGCCCCGCCCTGCCCGCCTTCCTCGAGCCGGTGCGCGCCCGGGCGGCCGCGCTGGTGGGGCTGCTCCCCGAGGCGCTGGAGGAGACGCTGGTGAGCCGCTACCCGCCGGGGGCGAGCATCGGCTGGCACCGCGACGCGCCCATGTTCGGCCCGGAGGTGGTGGGGGTGAGCCTGGGGGCGCCGGCGCGGATGCGGCTGCGGCGGGCGCGCGGCGGGGCCGGCGCGGGCTGGGACACGTACACGCTCGAGTTGCCGCCGCGCTCGGCCTACGTGCTGGGCGGGGAGGCGCGCTCGGTGTGGCAGCACACCCTCAGCCCGCTCAAGGCGCTGCGCTACTCGCTGAGCTTCCGGACCCTGAAGAGGCGGCCGGGGGAGACCGGCCGGAAATTCGTGCTCGCGCCAAAGCTCGGGTAG
- a CDS encoding ATP-binding protein: protein MASFLRMESPQPGAAPAASEEESPWLEAFVHAPVALALVRPDGVLAALNPCARRLLDVEPGEPLGAALGDEAARAELEGALQRALHGEAAGGEWWLGRRRARVRLQAPAGGRWVVASLEDVTEAQQREADLRHALGATADSLERVTDGFVALDADWRYTLVNSGGARLLGRTPEQLVGRHIWTEFPEGMGQPFHLAYERAFATQQPQTLLEYYPPFGRWFENRIYPSPDGLSIYFHDVTERVQTGQQLEALNAQLGRERQWLRGLLEQLPVAIALVRPGSGQLLLANALAARTLGALLEGRAPGEWQAEDGRPLTPETLPQVRAARGEVLDALGLACGERRWVVTSARIAEGLGHEATCVLAFQDVTELKRAEQALERSVRDRDEFLSIASHELKTPLAGLTLQVHRLLQVAAAPHGPGELARRAEPMRRSVARLDKLVQSLLDVSRIRSGRLALEREVLDLSELTREVLERLAEPLAQAGCALEARIAPQVVGFWDRLRLEQVLVNLVTNASKYGAGRPVQVVLDAEGPRARLWVSDQGIGIAAEEQVRIFEPFERAVSSRHYGGFGLGLWIVRQVVEALGGSVRVQSRPGEGATFVVELERAAS, encoded by the coding sequence GTGGCTAGCTTCCTGCGCATGGAGAGCCCGCAGCCAGGCGCAGCGCCGGCAGCCTCGGAGGAGGAGAGCCCCTGGCTCGAGGCCTTCGTGCACGCGCCCGTGGCGCTCGCGCTCGTCCGGCCGGACGGCGTGCTCGCGGCGCTCAACCCCTGCGCGCGGCGGCTGCTGGACGTGGAGCCAGGCGAGCCGCTCGGCGCGGCCCTGGGGGACGAGGCGGCGCGCGCCGAGCTGGAGGGCGCGCTGCAGCGGGCGCTGCACGGTGAGGCCGCGGGAGGGGAGTGGTGGCTCGGCCGGCGCCGGGCGCGCGTGCGGCTGCAGGCGCCCGCGGGAGGCCGCTGGGTCGTGGCCTCGCTCGAGGACGTGACGGAGGCGCAGCAGCGGGAGGCGGACCTGCGCCACGCGCTGGGCGCGACGGCGGACTCGCTCGAGCGCGTGACGGACGGCTTCGTCGCGCTCGACGCGGACTGGCGCTACACGCTCGTGAACTCCGGCGGCGCGCGCCTGCTGGGACGCACGCCGGAGCAGCTCGTGGGGCGCCACATCTGGACCGAGTTCCCAGAGGGGATGGGCCAGCCCTTCCACCTCGCGTACGAGCGCGCCTTCGCCACGCAGCAGCCGCAGACGCTGCTCGAGTACTACCCGCCCTTCGGCCGCTGGTTCGAGAACCGCATCTACCCCTCGCCGGACGGGCTCTCCATCTACTTCCACGACGTCACCGAGCGCGTGCAGACGGGCCAGCAGCTCGAGGCGCTCAACGCGCAGCTGGGGCGCGAGCGGCAGTGGCTGCGGGGCCTGCTCGAGCAGCTGCCGGTGGCCATCGCACTGGTGCGGCCCGGCTCGGGACAGCTGCTGCTCGCCAACGCGCTCGCCGCGCGCACCCTGGGCGCGCTGCTCGAGGGGAGGGCGCCGGGCGAATGGCAGGCCGAGGACGGCCGTCCCCTCACGCCGGAGACGCTGCCCCAGGTGCGCGCGGCGCGCGGCGAGGTGCTCGACGCGCTGGGGCTCGCGTGCGGCGAGCGGCGCTGGGTGGTGACGTCCGCGCGCATCGCCGAGGGGCTGGGGCACGAGGCCACCTGCGTGCTCGCCTTCCAGGACGTCACGGAGCTCAAGCGGGCGGAGCAGGCGCTGGAGCGCAGCGTGCGCGACCGCGACGAGTTCCTCTCCATCGCGAGCCACGAGCTGAAGACGCCGCTCGCCGGGCTCACGCTGCAGGTGCACCGGCTGCTGCAGGTGGCGGCCGCGCCACACGGCCCGGGCGAGCTCGCGCGGCGCGCCGAGCCGATGCGCCGCAGCGTGGCGCGGCTGGACAAGCTGGTGCAGAGCCTGCTCGACGTGTCGCGCATCCGCAGCGGGCGGCTCGCGCTCGAGCGCGAGGTGCTCGACCTGTCCGAGCTCACGCGCGAGGTGCTCGAGCGCCTCGCCGAGCCGCTTGCCCAGGCAGGCTGCGCGCTCGAGGCGCGCATCGCGCCCCAGGTGGTGGGCTTCTGGGACCGGCTGCGCCTCGAGCAGGTGCTGGTGAACCTGGTGACCAACGCGAGCAAGTACGGCGCGGGCCGCCCGGTGCAGGTGGTGCTCGACGCGGAAGGCCCGCGCGCCCGGCTGTGGGTGAGCGACCAGGGCATCGGCATCGCTGCCGAGGAGCAGGTGCGCATCTTCGAGCCCTTCGAGCGCGCGGTGAGCAGCCGCCACTACGGCGGGTTCGGGCTGGGGCTGTGGATCGTGAGGCAGGTGGTGGAGGCGCTGGGCGGCAGCGTGCGCGTGCAGAGCCGGCCCGGCGAGGGCGCGACCTTCGTCGTGGAGCTGGAGCGCGCGGCGAGCTGA